The following coding sequences lie in one Megalodesulfovibrio gigas DSM 1382 = ATCC 19364 genomic window:
- the tmk gene encoding dTMP kinase, whose product MFITFEGIEGSGKSTAMRAVAETLQQRGHGVLLTREPGGSELGGVLRRILLDVATTDLAPEAELFLYLADRAQHVRQVIRPALAEDIVVLCDRYADSTVVYQGYGRSLDRTLLHQCNHMAVGGLWPDCTLLLDLEPHVGLTRALARNVAQAQAAREGRFEAESLDFHRRIREGYLTLAALHRERFRIIDASQPLERVVADCLTVVESLLSPQ is encoded by the coding sequence ATGTTCATTACTTTTGAAGGGATAGAGGGCTCTGGCAAAAGCACTGCCATGCGGGCCGTGGCCGAGACGTTGCAGCAGCGCGGGCACGGGGTGTTGCTTACCCGCGAACCCGGCGGCAGCGAACTGGGCGGCGTGCTGCGGCGGATCCTCCTGGACGTGGCCACCACAGATCTGGCGCCCGAGGCGGAACTGTTTCTGTATCTGGCGGATCGCGCCCAGCACGTGCGGCAGGTGATCCGCCCGGCCCTGGCCGAGGACATCGTGGTGTTATGCGACCGCTATGCAGACTCCACCGTGGTGTACCAGGGCTATGGCCGCAGCCTGGACCGCACCCTGCTGCACCAGTGCAACCACATGGCCGTGGGCGGCCTGTGGCCGGATTGCACCTTGCTGCTGGACCTGGAGCCCCACGTCGGCCTCACCCGCGCCCTGGCCCGCAATGTTGCCCAGGCTCAGGCTGCACGGGAAGGCCGTTTCGAGGCCGAAAGTCTGGACTTCCACCGCCGCATCCGCGAAGGCTACCTCACCCTGGCCGCCCTGCACCGGGAACGCTTTCGCATCATCGACGCCAGCCAGCCCCTGGAACGGGTGGTGGCGGACTGCCTGACCGTGGTGGAATCCTTGCTGTCGCCGCAGTGA
- a CDS encoding BaiN/RdsA family NAD(P)/FAD-dependent oxidoreductase — MDSGSNTADLVILGAGAAGLFAAIAAASNGLHVAILDHARKPGRKIAISGGGRCNVTNTAIAAADYVCGNPHFVKSALARWTPQDMRQWLQDRGAPLDEEPGGKLFSRHGAAAVVQALRDEVRRLDVRLMLQSPVRGVTREGDGFAVATETYSLRAPRLLVATGGLAWPQLGATGLGHDLARQFGLKVTPRRPGLTPLFAPPPWLPLCRELAGLALPVRIAGPHSSIQGDMLFTHQGLSGPAILDASLFWKEGQTLAIDLLPDADLASLVRSAPRQELRNALARALPARLAAALCAKHGWSGQAGQCSNRMLASLEESIHRAPFAPAAAAGHDKAEVTLGGVDVARIDSKTMQCKDVPGLFFAGEVLDVTGRLGGFNLHWAWASGRAAGMACGAD, encoded by the coding sequence ATGGACTCGGGATCGAACACGGCGGATCTCGTCATCCTCGGCGCGGGCGCGGCGGGCCTGTTTGCGGCCATTGCGGCAGCGTCGAACGGGCTGCATGTTGCGATCCTCGATCACGCCCGCAAGCCGGGGCGCAAGATCGCAATCTCGGGCGGCGGACGGTGCAACGTCACCAATACTGCGATTGCGGCTGCGGATTACGTGTGCGGCAACCCGCACTTCGTCAAGTCCGCCCTGGCCCGCTGGACCCCGCAGGACATGCGCCAATGGCTGCAGGATCGCGGCGCGCCCCTGGACGAGGAGCCCGGCGGCAAGCTCTTCTCCCGCCACGGCGCTGCCGCTGTGGTGCAGGCGCTGCGGGACGAGGTGCGGCGCCTGGATGTGCGCCTGATGCTGCAATCCCCCGTCCGCGGCGTCACGCGCGAGGGAGACGGCTTTGCCGTGGCCACGGAAACGTACAGCCTGCGCGCCCCGCGCCTGCTGGTGGCCACGGGCGGGCTGGCCTGGCCCCAGCTGGGCGCCACGGGCCTGGGGCACGACCTTGCGCGGCAGTTCGGCCTGAAGGTGACGCCGCGCCGGCCCGGTCTCACGCCGCTGTTTGCGCCGCCTCCATGGCTGCCCCTGTGCCGGGAACTGGCAGGCTTGGCCTTGCCGGTGCGCATCGCCGGGCCGCACAGCAGCATCCAGGGCGACATGCTCTTCACGCACCAGGGGCTGTCCGGCCCGGCCATCCTGGACGCGTCCCTGTTCTGGAAGGAAGGCCAGACGCTGGCCATTGATCTCTTGCCCGATGCGGACCTTGCCTCCCTGGTGCGGAGCGCTCCCCGTCAGGAATTGCGCAACGCCCTGGCCCGGGCATTGCCGGCCCGTCTGGCTGCCGCTCTCTGTGCAAAGCATGGCTGGAGCGGCCAGGCCGGGCAGTGCTCCAACAGGATGCTGGCGTCCCTGGAAGAATCCATCCACCGCGCGCCCTTTGCCCCGGCTGCGGCCGCCGGGCACGACAAGGCGGAAGTGACCCTGGGCGGGGTGGACGTCGCCCGCATCGACTCAAAGACCATGCAATGCAAGGATGTGCCGGGGCTGTTTTTTGCCGGCGAGGTGCTGGATGTGACCGGCCGCCTGGGCGGCTTCAACCTGCATTGGGCCTGGGCCTCGGGCCGCGCCGCAGGCATGGCCTGTGGCGCGGACTGA
- the guaB gene encoding IMP dehydrogenase, which yields MEKSIGRGLTFDDVLMLPAYSEVTPDLVDVSTRLTPSLTLNIPLIAAAMDTVTESAMAISMARQGGVGVIHKNLPLDRQRLEVEKVKKSESGMIVDPVTIHPEDTVGSALRTMSEYRISGLPVVENDHLVGILTNRDVRFVTDNDLRVREVMTSRRLVTVPVGTTLEQAKAHLHENRIEKLLVVDDQGRLKGLLTIKDIEKIKKYPHSCKDDQGRLRVGAAVGVGKESLERGDVLLKAGADFLVVDSAHGHSKNVLETVRNLRAAYPDAQIIAGNVGTYEGARAVLEAGADTVKVGIGPGSICTTRIVAGVGVPQVTAVMEATRAAKELGRCVIADGGIKFSGDVVKALAVGADSVMIGSLFAGTDESPGETILYQGRRYKIYRGMGSIDAMAEGSKDRYFQEKSEASKLVPEGIVGRVPYKGPVGEALFQLVGGLRSGMGYTGCATIQELREKSRMVEISPAGLRESHVHDVIITKEAPNYRVEQY from the coding sequence ATGGAAAAATCCATCGGACGCGGACTTACGTTCGACGACGTGCTCATGCTCCCGGCCTATTCCGAGGTCACCCCCGATCTGGTGGACGTCTCCACCCGGCTCACCCCTTCCCTGACCCTGAATATCCCCCTCATCGCTGCGGCCATGGACACGGTCACCGAGTCTGCCATGGCCATCTCCATGGCCCGTCAGGGCGGCGTGGGCGTGATCCACAAGAACCTGCCCCTGGACCGCCAGCGCCTGGAAGTGGAAAAGGTCAAGAAGTCCGAGTCCGGCATGATCGTGGACCCCGTGACCATCCACCCCGAGGACACCGTGGGCTCGGCCCTGCGCACCATGAGCGAATATCGCATCTCCGGCCTGCCCGTGGTGGAGAACGATCACTTGGTGGGCATCCTCACCAACCGCGATGTGCGCTTCGTCACCGACAACGACCTCAGAGTGCGCGAAGTGATGACCAGCCGCCGGCTCGTCACCGTGCCCGTGGGCACCACGCTGGAGCAGGCCAAGGCGCATCTGCACGAAAACCGTATCGAAAAGCTCCTGGTGGTGGACGATCAGGGCCGCCTCAAGGGCCTGCTGACCATCAAGGACATCGAAAAAATCAAGAAGTACCCCCATTCCTGCAAGGACGACCAAGGCCGCCTGCGCGTGGGCGCAGCCGTGGGCGTGGGCAAGGAATCCCTGGAACGCGGCGACGTGCTGCTCAAGGCCGGGGCGGATTTCCTGGTGGTGGATTCGGCCCACGGGCATTCCAAGAACGTGCTGGAAACCGTGCGCAACCTGCGCGCCGCCTATCCCGACGCCCAGATCATCGCCGGCAACGTGGGGACGTACGAAGGCGCCCGCGCCGTGCTGGAAGCCGGGGCAGACACCGTGAAGGTGGGCATCGGACCCGGCTCCATCTGCACCACGCGCATCGTGGCCGGCGTGGGCGTGCCCCAGGTGACGGCCGTGATGGAAGCCACCCGCGCCGCCAAGGAGCTGGGACGCTGCGTGATTGCCGATGGCGGCATCAAATTCTCGGGCGATGTGGTCAAGGCCCTGGCCGTGGGTGCGGATTCGGTGATGATCGGCTCGCTGTTCGCCGGCACGGACGAATCCCCCGGCGAAACCATCCTGTACCAGGGCCGGCGCTACAAGATCTATCGTGGCATGGGCTCCATCGACGCCATGGCCGAAGGCAGCAAGGACCGCTATTTCCAGGAAAAGAGCGAAGCCTCCAAGCTGGTGCCCGAAGGCATTGTGGGCCGCGTGCCGTACAAGGGCCCCGTGGGCGAGGCGCTCTTCCAGCTGGTGGGCGGCCTGCGCTCCGGCATGGGCTATACCGGCTGCGCCACCATCCAGGAGCTGCGGGAAAAATCCCGCATGGTGGAAATCTCGCCTGCCGGCCTGCGCGAAAGCCACGTGCACGACGTCATCATCACCAAGGAAGCCCCCAACTACCGCGTGGAGCAGTACTAG
- the guaA gene encoding glutamine-hydrolyzing GMP synthase — protein MQLAEKVVIIDYGSQVTQLIARRVREAGVYSEIHPCTTPLEQLRALKPNALILSGGPCSVSEDGAPQLDPGLVELGLPILGICYGMQLLAKELGGQVERAKEREYGRAHLAIATACPLWEGLPEAPTQTVWMSHGDHVLAPPPGFEVIASTEKVHVAAMADLGRSIYAVQFHPEVAHTEHGEQILHNFLFKVAKLKGKWTMGSFIETCVAEMQAKIGETGQVVCGLSGGIDSTVAALLLHRAIGKRLHCIFVDNGLLRAGEREEVIGFLTAHFDLNLHTVDAQDLFLGKLAGVTDPEQKRKIIGYTFIEVFEREAKAISNVEFLAQGTLYPDVIESVSFRGPSAVIKSHHNVGGLPDRMQLKLVEPLRELFKDEVRKVAAQLGLPDFIIWRHPFPGPGLAIRVIGEITAERLEILRQADAIVQQELHASDWYRKMWQGFAVLLPVKSVGVMGDDRTYEHVCALRLVESVDAMTADWARVPPEILARMSNRIINEVKGVNRVVLDISSKPPATIEWE, from the coding sequence ATGCAGCTCGCGGAAAAAGTCGTCATTATCGATTACGGATCCCAGGTCACCCAGCTCATCGCCCGCCGTGTGCGCGAGGCCGGGGTCTATTCGGAAATTCATCCCTGCACCACCCCCCTGGAGCAGTTGCGGGCCCTCAAGCCCAACGCCCTCATTCTCTCCGGCGGGCCGTGCAGCGTTTCGGAAGACGGCGCGCCCCAGCTGGATCCCGGCCTGGTGGAACTGGGCCTGCCCATCCTTGGCATCTGCTACGGCATGCAGCTGCTGGCCAAGGAGCTGGGCGGCCAGGTGGAACGCGCCAAGGAACGCGAGTACGGCCGCGCGCATCTGGCCATCGCCACGGCCTGCCCCCTGTGGGAAGGCCTGCCGGAAGCCCCCACGCAGACGGTGTGGATGAGCCACGGCGACCACGTGCTTGCCCCGCCGCCAGGATTCGAAGTCATCGCCAGCACGGAAAAAGTCCATGTGGCTGCCATGGCAGACCTGGGCCGCAGCATCTATGCCGTGCAGTTCCACCCCGAGGTGGCGCACACCGAGCATGGCGAGCAGATCCTGCACAACTTCCTCTTCAAGGTAGCAAAGTTGAAGGGAAAGTGGACCATGGGATCCTTCATCGAAACCTGCGTGGCCGAGATGCAGGCCAAGATTGGCGAGACGGGCCAGGTGGTCTGCGGCCTGTCCGGCGGCATCGACTCCACCGTGGCCGCCCTGCTGCTGCATCGGGCCATCGGCAAGCGGCTGCACTGCATTTTCGTGGACAACGGGCTGTTGCGGGCCGGGGAACGCGAGGAAGTGATCGGCTTTCTGACCGCCCACTTCGACCTGAACCTGCACACCGTGGACGCGCAGGATCTCTTCCTGGGCAAGCTGGCTGGCGTGACTGATCCTGAGCAGAAGCGCAAGATCATCGGGTACACCTTCATCGAAGTCTTCGAGCGCGAGGCCAAGGCCATCTCCAACGTGGAGTTCCTGGCCCAGGGCACGCTGTATCCGGACGTCATCGAATCCGTCTCCTTCCGCGGGCCGTCTGCAGTCATCAAGAGCCACCACAACGTGGGCGGGCTGCCGGACCGCATGCAGCTCAAGCTGGTGGAACCCCTGCGCGAGCTGTTCAAGGACGAGGTCCGCAAGGTGGCTGCCCAGCTTGGCCTGCCGGACTTCATCATCTGGCGGCATCCCTTCCCCGGCCCTGGGCTGGCCATCCGGGTCATCGGCGAGATTACGGCCGAGCGGCTGGAAATCCTGCGGCAGGCCGATGCCATCGTCCAGCAGGAGCTGCACGCCTCGGACTGGTACCGGAAAATGTGGCAGGGCTTCGCTGTCCTCTTGCCGGTCAAGAGCGTGGGTGTTATGGGCGACGACCGGACGTATGAACACGTCTGCGCCCTGCGGCTGGTGGAGAGCGTGGACGCCATGACAGCGGACTGGGCCCGGGTGCCGCCGGAGATCCTGGCGCGCATGTCCAACAGAATAATCAATGAAGTCAAAGGGGTAAACCGCGTGGTATTGGATATCTCCTCCAAGCCGCCGGCCACCATCGAGTGGGAATAA
- a CDS encoding putative glycosyl transferase, group 2 family protein — MTSRSDVRISVITPSRGDRPRALAQAGQSLDAAVAHAVAAGLLDPHQVQWLVGFDGVKGQRPEVHTPARFIDFPRSGNFGNRIRNSLLRLAAGSHLMFLDDDNALTPQALACVLPHLETDMIIGRIDVRRAFDIPLLPRPGPVEEVVRQGNIDPLCLCLSRDLVKVRGRGWNEEGGYESDLRNIRRYYHRAASVLLLDEVIGIYDAGRGLDPDGMNQRQRDRQEQS; from the coding sequence GTGACAAGCCGTTCCGACGTGCGCATCAGCGTCATCACCCCCAGCCGGGGCGACAGGCCCCGGGCGCTGGCCCAGGCCGGGCAGAGTCTGGACGCCGCCGTGGCCCATGCCGTGGCGGCCGGGCTGCTTGATCCCCATCAGGTGCAGTGGCTGGTGGGATTCGATGGCGTCAAGGGCCAGCGCCCCGAGGTGCACACCCCGGCCCGGTTCATCGATTTTCCCCGATCCGGCAATTTCGGCAACCGCATTCGCAACAGCCTGCTCAGGCTGGCCGCAGGATCGCATCTCATGTTCCTGGACGACGACAACGCCCTGACCCCCCAGGCCCTGGCCTGCGTGCTGCCGCATCTGGAGACGGACATGATCATCGGCCGCATCGACGTGCGCCGGGCCTTTGATATCCCGCTGCTGCCGCGGCCCGGTCCTGTGGAAGAGGTCGTCCGTCAGGGCAATATCGATCCCCTCTGCCTGTGCCTCTCCCGCGATCTGGTGAAGGTCCGCGGCCGGGGCTGGAATGAGGAGGGGGGATACGAATCGGATTTACGGAACATCCGCCGGTATTACCACCGGGCCGCCTCGGTGCTGTTGCTGGACGAGGTGATCGGCATCTACGACGCCGGCCGGGGGCTGGATCCCGACGGCATGAACCAGCGTCAGCGAGACCGCCAGGAGCAGTCGTGA
- a CDS encoding C1 family peptidase — translation MMHRAVRTAFFLLCAMVLLATVAGGQEPAKQPLTADAINAAIQQAGGNWSAGETSISVLPEAQRRQRLGGLPENATQADVPVVPLATDPLPQAFDWRNKDGVNYVTPVRDQGNCGSCFIFAPVAALEAKLRIAAGRAANLDLSEQIPLSCSGAGDCAAGGYASTASTFLLNNGTAAEACYPYTVTDGNCNDGCSTWQNNPYKFTSNWFYANANTYPSVETIKSAIYTYGPVVLWMAVYSDLYNYTSGVYAQTTGTYEGGHFVLAVGWDDSQSALIIKNSWGTNWGEAGYVRMNYSQLSASTTQLGYWTYAYGPATGPGVGSGFVPAMHFMLMQ, via the coding sequence ATGATGCACCGCGCAGTGCGCACCGCATTCTTTTTGTTGTGCGCGATGGTCTTGCTGGCCACTGTTGCAGGCGGACAAGAGCCCGCCAAGCAGCCGCTCACCGCCGATGCAATCAATGCTGCCATACAGCAGGCGGGCGGCAACTGGTCTGCTGGCGAGACAAGCATCAGCGTGCTTCCAGAGGCGCAACGCAGGCAACGGCTGGGTGGCTTGCCGGAAAATGCCACCCAGGCCGATGTACCGGTGGTTCCCCTTGCCACGGATCCCCTGCCCCAGGCCTTTGACTGGCGCAACAAAGACGGCGTCAATTATGTCACGCCGGTCAGGGATCAGGGCAATTGCGGGAGCTGCTTCATTTTTGCGCCGGTGGCCGCCCTGGAGGCCAAGCTGCGCATCGCCGCCGGCAGGGCTGCGAATCTGGATCTGTCAGAACAGATCCCCTTGTCCTGCTCGGGAGCCGGCGATTGTGCCGCGGGCGGCTATGCCAGCACAGCCTCCACGTTTTTGCTGAACAATGGCACCGCAGCGGAAGCTTGCTATCCCTATACGGTTACGGATGGGAATTGCAACGACGGGTGCAGCACCTGGCAAAACAATCCGTATAAATTCACCAGCAACTGGTTTTATGCCAATGCCAACACCTATCCATCTGTTGAAACCATAAAAAGTGCCATCTACACCTATGGTCCTGTGGTGCTGTGGATGGCCGTGTACAGCGATCTCTACAACTACACGTCCGGCGTGTATGCGCAAACCACCGGCACCTATGAAGGCGGCCATTTTGTATTGGCAGTAGGCTGGGATGACAGTCAGAGCGCGCTGATCATCAAGAACAGCTGGGGCACCAACTGGGGAGAGGCGGGCTATGTGCGGATGAATTATTCCCAGTTGAGCGCAAGCACCACCCAGCTTGGATACTGGACCTATGCATATGGCCCGGCCACTGGCCCTGGCGTTGGATCCGGTTTTGTCCCGGCCATGCACTTTATGCTCATGCAATAA
- a CDS encoding 3'-5' exoribonuclease YhaM family protein, whose amino-acid sequence MIKEQALVKSAVPASHRKDQFVAELVGGQQVADVFVLAQASRRQARNGPFWSLTLQDATGQLEAKLWSPQAQDYHDLRAGQIMHVTGRTQMYQDKVQLSVEALRPVLSPETRPQEPEAEETPWPQPLYTRVELADLVPISAVPPETLLARLEDLLREHILYPPWRRFVFKVLGDPEIRGRLLVATGAKSMHHAYVGGLLEHTLGVVQLCAHFCRQYPRLDKDVLLAAAAFHDIGKAWELVSLPACDYTTEGRLLGHIQLGLQMLEPYLQKMKVDADLVLHFKHIVISHHGEYEYGSPKRPKTAEAFALHFADNLDAKMNQVERATSTETEEEPGWPVWSEYQRGLDRFLCRPRPTPGQAGEDCRPTASAKEDQCSLLLKG is encoded by the coding sequence CCGCAAGGATCAGTTCGTGGCGGAACTGGTTGGCGGTCAGCAGGTGGCGGACGTGTTTGTCCTGGCCCAGGCCTCCCGCCGCCAGGCCCGCAACGGTCCCTTCTGGAGTCTGACCCTGCAGGACGCCACCGGCCAGCTGGAAGCCAAGCTGTGGAGCCCCCAGGCCCAGGACTATCACGATCTGCGCGCCGGGCAAATCATGCATGTGACCGGCCGCACCCAGATGTATCAGGACAAGGTCCAGCTTTCGGTGGAGGCCCTGCGGCCGGTGCTCTCTCCGGAAACCCGGCCCCAGGAGCCCGAAGCCGAGGAGACTCCCTGGCCGCAACCGTTGTACACGCGTGTGGAGTTGGCCGATCTCGTCCCCATCAGCGCCGTGCCGCCGGAAACCCTGCTGGCGCGGCTGGAAGATCTGCTGCGCGAGCACATCCTGTACCCGCCATGGCGGCGCTTTGTCTTCAAGGTGCTGGGCGATCCGGAGATCCGCGGCCGCCTGCTGGTGGCCACCGGGGCCAAAAGCATGCATCATGCCTATGTGGGCGGACTGTTGGAACACACCCTGGGCGTGGTGCAGCTGTGCGCGCACTTCTGCCGGCAGTATCCCCGGCTGGACAAGGATGTGCTCCTGGCTGCCGCAGCCTTCCACGATATCGGCAAGGCCTGGGAGCTCGTCTCCCTGCCAGCCTGCGACTACACCACCGAAGGCAGGCTGCTGGGCCACATCCAGCTTGGCCTGCAGATGCTGGAGCCCTACCTGCAAAAAATGAAGGTGGATGCGGATTTGGTGTTGCATTTCAAGCACATCGTCATCAGCCACCACGGCGAATACGAATACGGTTCTCCCAAGCGTCCCAAGACGGCAGAGGCCTTTGCCCTGCATTTTGCAGACAACCTCGATGCCAAGATGAACCAGGTGGAGCGCGCCACCAGCACCGAGACCGAGGAAGAGCCGGGCTGGCCGGTCTGGTCCGAATATCAGCGCGGGCTGGATCGGTTTTTGTGCCGGCCTCGTCCCACTCCCGGCCAGGCCGGGGAGGATTGCCGCCCCACCGCATCTGCCAAGGAAGACCAATGTTCATTACTTTTGAAGGGATAG
- a CDS encoding ATP-dependent 6-phosphofructokinase, with product MPSKKQNTNGQVLVSNAHFDTAVQTLGPAKIPSHLTLCHYTDDAAKTLLQITREQVGHLGDKPAYSEFELAGPRRHLYFDPSKTKCAIVTCGGLCPGINDVIRAIVMEAHHHYNMAATLGIRYGLEGFIPKYGHDVVELTPDKVASCHRFGGTILGSSRGPQSPEEIVDALERMNISALFLIGGDGTMKAAKRISDEVTKRRVKISIIGIPKTIDNDINFITHSFGFDTAVEKATEAIACAHTEASCAMNGIGMVKLMGRESGFIAAQATLALKEVNFVLIPETPFELEGEAGLLKELENRLRRRRNAVIVCAEGAGQHLLKNTGQVDASGNPVLGDICTLLIQEIKAYFKAKNMPITLKFIDPSYIIRSVPANANDRVYCGFLGQHAVHAAMAGKTGMVVSKLQDRYVHLPLELVTIERRRLNITSDYWRAVLESTGQNPTPGIFAPEQEICERE from the coding sequence ATGCCAAGCAAGAAGCAAAACACCAACGGCCAAGTCCTTGTCAGCAACGCCCACTTCGACACAGCGGTGCAAACCCTGGGGCCTGCCAAGATTCCTTCGCATCTCACCCTGTGCCACTATACAGACGATGCTGCCAAAACCCTGCTGCAGATCACCCGCGAACAGGTCGGGCATCTGGGCGACAAGCCCGCCTACAGCGAATTCGAGCTGGCCGGCCCGCGCCGGCACCTGTATTTTGATCCCTCCAAGACCAAATGCGCCATCGTCACTTGCGGCGGGTTGTGCCCGGGCATCAACGATGTCATCCGCGCCATCGTCATGGAAGCCCATCACCATTACAATATGGCCGCCACCCTGGGCATTCGCTACGGGCTGGAGGGCTTCATCCCCAAATACGGGCATGACGTTGTGGAGCTGACACCGGACAAGGTGGCCAGCTGCCACCGCTTCGGCGGCACCATCCTCGGCTCCTCCCGCGGCCCGCAAAGCCCGGAAGAGATTGTGGACGCCCTGGAACGCATGAACATCTCCGCCCTGTTCCTCATCGGCGGCGACGGCACCATGAAGGCCGCCAAACGCATCAGCGACGAAGTGACCAAGCGCCGGGTGAAGATCAGCATCATCGGCATCCCCAAGACCATCGACAACGACATCAACTTCATCACCCACTCCTTCGGCTTCGACACGGCCGTGGAAAAGGCGACGGAGGCCATCGCCTGCGCCCACACCGAAGCCTCCTGCGCCATGAACGGCATCGGCATGGTCAAGCTCATGGGCCGGGAGTCCGGATTCATCGCCGCCCAGGCCACCCTGGCCCTGAAGGAAGTGAATTTTGTACTCATCCCGGAAACACCGTTTGAGCTGGAAGGCGAGGCCGGGCTGCTCAAGGAGCTGGAAAACCGCCTGCGCCGCCGCAGAAACGCCGTCATCGTCTGCGCCGAAGGCGCGGGGCAGCATCTGCTCAAGAACACCGGGCAGGTGGACGCATCCGGCAACCCCGTGCTGGGAGACATCTGCACCCTGCTCATCCAGGAAATCAAGGCCTACTTCAAGGCCAAAAACATGCCCATCACCTTGAAGTTCATCGACCCCAGCTACATCATCCGCTCCGTGCCAGCCAACGCCAACGACCGGGTGTACTGCGGCTTCCTGGGGCAGCACGCCGTGCATGCGGCCATGGCCGGCAAGACCGGCATGGTGGTTTCCAAACTGCAGGACCGCTATGTGCACCTGCCCCTGGAACTGGTGACCATCGAACGCCGCCGGCTGAACATCACCTCGGATTACTGGCGCGCCGTGCTTGAATCCACAGGTCAGAACCCCACCCCGGGCATCTTCGCGCCGGAGCAGGAAATCTGCGAGCGCGAATAA
- a CDS encoding TatA/E family twin arginine-targeting protein translocase, with product MFGIGSTELIVILVVALLVLGPRKLPEIAKTLGKAMGEFRRMSSDFQRTIDTELDREEKQKRREEEAKRQALKKQQEEEALAKAASKPTAADPAATLSVSAGSTVDVSASSPAPAAKDTQA from the coding sequence ATGTTCGGAATCGGCTCTACGGAACTCATCGTCATTCTTGTTGTGGCCCTGCTGGTGCTTGGGCCGCGCAAGTTGCCGGAAATCGCCAAAACCCTGGGCAAGGCCATGGGGGAATTCCGTCGCATGTCCTCCGACTTCCAGCGCACCATCGATACCGAGCTTGACCGCGAGGAAAAACAGAAGCGCCGCGAAGAAGAAGCCAAGCGTCAGGCCCTGAAGAAACAGCAGGAGGAAGAGGCGCTGGCCAAGGCCGCCTCCAAACCCACCGCCGCAGACCCGGCCGCAACCCTCTCGGTGTCGGCCGGGTCCACCGTGGATGTTTCCGCCTCCAGCCCGGCTCCCGCCGCCAAGGACACCCAGGCATGA
- the tatC gene encoding twin-arginine translocase subunit TatC, whose product MGFFDHLTELRVRLVRCLIAAFIGFMLCYSVAEDLFGLLMEPLVRVFPPDTHLIFTTLPEAFFTYMTVAAVAGIFVASPYIFYQVWCFVAPGLYEEERKTLFPIAFFSAFFFVAGAMFGYHVVFPHAFEFFMSYTTELIRPMPALKEYLNFSLKMLFAFGLIFEMPLFVYFLARLGLVTPGFMRKNRKYAILIIFIVAAVLTPPDVISQTFMAAPMLVLYELSVFVAALFGRKKELPEEEAKDEREDLAEEAADAAPASATEEPAAEKR is encoded by the coding sequence ATGGGCTTTTTCGACCATCTGACCGAACTGCGCGTGCGGCTGGTGCGCTGTCTTATTGCCGCGTTCATCGGCTTCATGCTCTGCTACAGCGTGGCCGAGGATCTGTTCGGCCTGCTCATGGAGCCGCTGGTCAGGGTGTTTCCGCCGGATACCCATCTCATCTTCACCACCCTGCCCGAGGCCTTCTTCACGTACATGACCGTGGCCGCCGTGGCCGGGATATTCGTGGCCTCGCCGTACATCTTCTATCAAGTCTGGTGCTTCGTGGCGCCAGGGCTGTATGAGGAAGAACGCAAGACACTGTTTCCCATCGCCTTTTTCTCGGCATTCTTTTTCGTGGCTGGGGCGATGTTCGGATACCATGTGGTGTTTCCCCATGCCTTTGAATTCTTCATGAGCTACACCACAGAACTCATTCGGCCCATGCCGGCGCTCAAGGAATACCTGAACTTCTCCTTGAAAATGCTGTTCGCCTTCGGGCTGATTTTCGAGATGCCCCTGTTTGTGTACTTCCTGGCGCGGCTGGGGCTCGTGACGCCAGGATTCATGCGCAAAAACCGCAAGTACGCGATTCTGATCATCTTCATCGTCGCTGCCGTGCTTACGCCGCCGGACGTCATCTCCCAGACCTTCATGGCCGCTCCCATGCTGGTGCTGTATGAGCTCTCCGTGTTTGTTGCGGCGCTTTTTGGGCGGAAGAAAGAGCTGCCCGAAGAAGAAGCCAAGGACGAGCGCGAGGATTTGGCTGAAGAGGCGGCCGACGCTGCCCCCGCCAGCGCCACAGAGGAGCCGGCCGCGGAAAAACGCTGA